In a genomic window of Tursiops truncatus isolate mTurTru1 chromosome 7, mTurTru1.mat.Y, whole genome shotgun sequence:
- the LOC141279168 gene encoding uncharacterized protein, translating into MAAKRYASRISSTSSWPKYFKPCFTQKLMFKYVFEGEPVVFTCRLIACPTPEMTWFHNNRPIPTGLRRVIKTKSDLHHHSSSLEVKRVQDRDTGSYRLLAINSEGSAESTASLLVIEKGQDEKYLEFLKRAEQTHGNMEALAERRDDRLKVDLRFTGSPFNKKQDAEQQGIMRTIHFKTVSPGRKTDLMYDEEYLESKSDTRGWLNVGESFLDEETKMKLQHLREARKMLMEKKKLSLLDMSSEISSRTLRSEDSDKDVLFSREEIKSGSVSDLADNRDKVDNSTEGIVQDPQVLPNLMDQNVESGEPPTSFQTTVDEEILQTEMRMSQEAFLRESLSRDHLYGRILVNENIQAREQLEKLMTQAEIVESSKDITNVSKNEEIYETPEKVSQVTIPYTSESFGAVVNIQESEALDIDQIRKDDLREFQHSTSTKVDEFKTEQEEKTTRFFENSFQKHPQRCPPSFLQEIEPQEVYEGDSCEFVCHFQGYPQPIVTWYNNDVPIPCNRGFITQTFKNYSTLTFSSVHPQNEGFITCVLFNQYGTVKTTGVLKVKSKQRHDVEAHRVPVLHDYTDEEEELTLVFDQAKGVPPSLRQEGQTNLHMLKANPPVPPSADIELLSFPVEIQITAATPTPEQDKESRELFQLEELEPKATPQDEATRSPKHKFIFSSDITNEPPEVLQEMPKHASCREGDSIVLECSLSGEPKPAVTWFHNGVLLKQNKKFQFEEVNCSHRLYINDVNSQDSGKYECVAENSSGMVESVSDLTVEPVTHREYSQLENMGGIYAKYSKDQHIQGESVRAHFHDYPTGPFTPQSNIKEYSVRGYFQSLETIEQIDQKVQVSCTSSREKLPIFMQGASTSITINKPLRAELIQCQDEEKEEHVNEKSKLHQAEGTVYPSVDDFSEVKIRKEVRNDLGKLGGPERENVQEYAQSDYLSNIHSERTSDGYNTKESSIIVYKEPFGEGRYYPGKKVRHRIIAFEKLQHIEKGVLEKRPTKKSFVNPPQKKLDDKDFPLKQRKSRSSNLNTNMHQAEEMPPNTEQDSSNIVMNLKLLSSQTHKVLKVQEREQQKEVGLIDQSAVAERAEHEAPITFDLKQFHAQIENADVKFQEVRLDSDQSEEAYFQTQHPASETTEAESIVFDLKQMYSHLGDPAKEFQEQETRQQQETPYKEEVPSTETLQSDTQNTSQSAQSNIFTNPEISSSKEFLDRTVREKSGSDENASYLEKHKQEQNLEILNTDISLKTISEEIHSEPCALLSTSSTDVGKTDISEKNGDRSFISHVKKASEEKLIEVCKKEEEHSLEPELESFQKQDGGTQGYTAGILGDHIREVQEADTCRRKISLSQHFPFLMTEEQRNPNDQISEKMDAPGKEKCYEEIQVQNETSFSSTEKENIETCFSENPPKLDEAHTTEVMECETSLTQYLLAAGKHEVPETADTKHKADLVHSESVTSMEVEEVTFSTVYEYYNQQQESLGRPFSPESDISIDVGSTSSEALSELDQFYTPPSSVEHLETPKSPDLYLTPVDTAKKSSTNLGGKTIERTTPLEEATERYSTPSEGKVAERCSTPSGETLERYSTPPGDTLERYSTPPGETLERYSTPPGDTLERYSTPPGETLERYSTPPGDTLERYSTPPGETLERYSTPSGETLERYSRPLGGETVERYSVPTGGPNPTAIFKRCPSKLEREDSPSSEHFHTPTEERSSAYELWRSDSFGTPNEAIEPKDNEMPPSFIEPLTKRKIYENTTLGFIVEVEGLPVPGVKWYRNKSLLEPDERIKIERVGNVCSLEIANIQKGEGGEYMCHAVNIIGEAKSFAHVDIVPPKERAVALPPPVTHQHVMEFDLENTGSSRTPSPQEIVLEVELSEKDVKEFEKQVKIVTVPEFTPDHKSMVVSLDVLPLNLADPSMASREEEDKDLKIDLEVFEMPPRFIMPICDFRIPENSDAVFKCSVIGIPTPEVKWYKEYMCIEPDDAKYVISEEKGSHTLKIRNVCLSDSATYRCRAVNYVGEAICRGFLTMGDSEMLALLSKKSKVTLSSVKEELVLRSKYSDSFFEFQVEEGPPRFIKGISDCSAPLGTAAYFQCLVRGSPRPTVYWYKDGRLVQGTRFSAEESGIGFHNLFITSLVKEDEGEYRCVATNKLGMAEACAVLTLI; encoded by the coding sequence ATGGCTGCTAAAAGATATGCAAGTAGAATATCATCTACAAGCTCCTGGCCCAAATATTTCAAGCCGTGTTTTACCCAAAAGCTtatgtttaaatatgttttcGAGGGTGAACCTGTTGTTTTTACATGTAGATTAATTGCCTGTCCAACTCCAGAAATGACTTGGTTTCATAACAATCGACCTATCCCAACAGGTCTTCGACGGGTCATAAAAACAAAGAGTGATTTACATCATCACTCTTCCAGCTTAGAGGTTAAAAGGGTCCAAGACAGAGATACTGGAAGTTATAGATTATTAGCAATTAATAGTGAAGGGTCTGCTGAGTCAACTGCATCGTTGCTTGTTATTGAAAAAGGGCAAGAtgagaaatatttagaatttctGAAAAGGGCAGAACAGACACATGGAAATATGGAGGCTTTAGCTGAAAGGAGAGACGATAGATTAAAGGTTGACCTGAGGTTTACTGGCTCTCCCTTTAACAAGAAACAAGACGCGGAACAACAGGGAATCATGCGAACTATACACTTTAAGACAGTAAGTCCTGGCAGGAAAACAGATTTAATGTATGATGaagaatatttagaaagtaaATCTGACACAAGGGGATGGCTTAATGTAGGTGAAAGTTTCCTGGATGAGGAGACCAAAATGAAGTTGCAGCATTTACGGGAGGCTAGAAAAATgttaatggagaaaaagaaattatctttGTTAGATATGTCATCTGAAATAAGTTCAAGAACTTTGAGAAGTGAAGACAGTGATAAAGACGTTCTGTTCTCTCGAGAGGAAATAAAAAGCGGGTCTGTATCTGATCTAGCTGACAATAGGGATAAGGTAGATAATTCAACTGAGGGTATTGTCCAAGATCCACAGGTCCTTCCTAATCTAATGGATCAAAATGTAGAATCTGGAGAACCTCCCACAAGCTTTCAAACTACTGTTGATGAGGAAATTCTCCAGACTGAAATGAGAATGAGCCAAGAGGCATTCCTAAGAGAAAGTCTATCAAGGGACCATTTATATGGTAGGATTCTAGTAAATGAAAATATCCAAGCAAGAGAACAACTTGAAAAACTTATGACCCAAGCGGAAATTGTAGAGTCATCTAAAGATATCACAAATGTAAGTAAGAATGAGGAAATATATGAGACCCCTGAAAAGGTGTCTCAAGTTACTATACCATACACCAGTGAATCTTTTGGTGCAGTTGTAAATATTCAAGAAAGTGAAGCATTAGATATTGACCAAATAAGAAAAGATGATTTGAGAGAATTTCAACACTCCACTTCCACAAAAGTCGATGAATTCAAAactgaacaggaagaaaaaacCACAAGATTTTTCGAAAATTCTTTCCAGAAACATCCACAACGTTGCCCACCTTCATTTCTTCAAGAAATTGAACCTCAAGAAGTTTATGAAGGTGATAGCTGTGAATTTGTGTGTCATTTTCAAGGATATCCTCAACCCATAGTGACATGGTATAACAATGATGTACCAATCCCATGTAATCGAGGCTTTATCACTCAGACTTTCAAAAACTATTCAACGTTAACCTTTTCTTCTGTCCATCCTCAAAATGAAGGTTTCATTACCTGTGTGCTGTTTAACCAATACGGAACAGTAAAAACAACTGGTGTACTTAAAGTGAAGTCAAAACAAAGGCATGATGTCGAAGCACATAGGGTCCCAGTGTTGCATGACTACACTGATGAAGAAGAGGAGCTGACATTGGTGTTTGACCAAGCAAAAGGCGTTCCTCCATCTCTGAGACAGGAAGGCCAAACAAATCTCCATATGTTAAAAGCTAACCCAccagttcctccctctgcagacatagaacttctttcctttcctgtagaAATTCAGATAACGGCAGCTACTCCTACCCCAGAACAGGATAAAGAGTCAAGAGAGTTGTTTCAACTGGAGGAGTTGGAACCTAAAGCAACACCTCAAGATGAGGCTACTCGGTCACCAAAgcacaaatttatattttcatctgaTATTACTAACGAGCCGCCAGAAGTGTTGCAAGAAATGCCAAAGCATGCCAGTTGTAGAGAAGGGGATTCCATAGTCCTTGAATGTTCACTGTCTGGTGAGCCTAAACCAGCTGTGACATGGTTCCACAATGGAGTCCTTTTAAAGCAGAACAAGAAGTTCCAGTTTGAAGAAGTTAATTGTAGCCACAGGTTATATATTAATGATGTTAATTCTCAAGATTCTGGAAAATATGAATGTGTTGCTGAAAACAGTTCAGGAATGGTTGAGAGTGTTTCAGATCTAACAGTGGAACCTGTCActcacagggaatatagtcaattaGAAAATATGGGTGGAATTTATGCCAAATATTCCAAAGATCAACACATTCAGGGAGAATCTGTAAGGGCACACTTTCATGATTATCCAACCGGTCCTTTTACTCCCCAAtccaatataaaagaatattctgTAAGAGGATATTTTCAAAGCCTTGAGACAATTGAACAGATAGACCAGAAAGTCCAGGTTTCTTGCACATCTTCTAGAGAAAAACTGCCCATATTTATGCAGGGTGCTTCTACATCCATAACAATCAACAAGCCTCTCCGAGCTGAACTCATACAATGTCaggatgaagagaaagaggaacatgtaaatgaaaaatcaaagttACACCAAGCAGAGGGGACTGTCTATCCATCTGTTGATGATTTCAGTGAAGTCAAAATTAGGAAAGAGGTAAGAAACGATTTGGGGAAACTTGGTGGACCAGAAAGGGAAAACGTGCAAGAATATGCCCAAAGTGACTATTTATCAAATATCCACTCTGAGAGAACTTCTGATGGTTACAATACAAAAGAATCGTCCATCATTGTATACAAAGAACCCTTTGGGGAAGGGAGATACTACCCAGGAAAAAAGGTGAGGCATAGAATCATTGCATTTGAAAAGTTACAACATATAGAAAAAGGCGTTCTAGAAAAAAGACCTACCAAGAAATCATTTGTGAATCCTCCTCAAAAGAAGCTTGATGACAAAGACTTTCccttaaagcaaagaaaatcaagATCAAGTAACCTAAACACAAATATGCATCAGGCAGAGGAAATGCCTCCAAACACTGAACAAGATTCATCTAACATTGTAATGAATTTAAAGCTGCTTTCTTCTCAAACTCATAAGGTACTTAAAGTACAAGAGAGGGAACAACAGAAGGAAGTAGGTCTTATAGATCAATCTGCAGTTGCTGAAAGGGCTGAACATGAAGCACCTATTACATTTGACCTAAAGCAATTTCATGCTCAAATAGAAAATGCGGATGTAAAATTTCAGGAAGTTAGACTAGATAGTGACCAATCAGAAGAAGCTTATTTTCAAACCCAGCATCCTGCTTCCGAAACAACCGAGGCTGAGAGTATTGTATTTGATCTGAAGCAAATGTATTCTCATTTAGGAGACCCAGCTAAGGAGTTTCAAGAGCAAGAAACTAGGCAACAGCAGGAAACACCATATAAAGAGGAAGTTCCTAGCACTGAAACATTACAATCTGATACACAGAATACCTCTCAAAGCGCACAAAGTAACATATTTACCAATCCAGAGATTTCTTCCAGTAAGGAGTTTTTAGATAGGACTGTGAGGGAGAAAAGTGGTAGTGATGAAAATGCCTCTTATTTGGAAAAACATAAGCAGgaacaaaatttagaaattttaaatactgATATTTCTCTTAAAACTATTTCTGAAGAGATCCATAGTGAACCGTGTGCCCTACTTTCAACCTCATCCACAGATGTAGGAAAAACTgatatttctgagaaaaatggGGATAGGAGTTTCATTTCACATGTGAAAAAAGCAAGTGAGGAAAAGCTTATAGAGGTTTGTAAAAAGGAGGAGGAGCATTCTTTGGAACCAGAGTTGGAGTCATTTCAAAAGCAAGATGGAGGGACACAGGGATATACTGCTGGAATTTTGGGAGACCACATAAGAGAGGTTCAGGAAGCAGACACATGCCGCAGAAAAATTTCCCTGAGTCAGCACTTTCCATTCTTAATGACTGAGGAACAACGGAATCCAAATGATCAAATAAGTGAGAAAATGGATgctcctggaaaagaaaaatgttatgaagaaattCAAGTTCAGAATGAAACTTCTTTCTCcagtactgaaaaagaaaatatagaaacttGTTTTTCTGAAAACCCTCCTAAGTTGGATGAGGCACATACAACGGAGGTAATGGAATGTGAGACCTCCCTAACACAGTACTTACTGGCTGCTGGAAAACATGAAGTCCCTGAGACTGCAGACACCAAGCACAAGGCAGATCTTGTCCACAGTGAATCAGTCACATCAATGGAGGTTGAAGAAGTAACTTTCAGCACTGTGTATGAGTACTACAACCAACAACAGGAATCACTGGGACGCCCATTTTCTCCTGAATCTGATATTTCAATTGATGTGGGAAGTACAAGCAGTGAAGCACTCTCTGAGCTAGATCAGTTTTATACCCCACCATCCTCTGTTGAACATCTTGAAACTCCAAAGTCTCCTGATTTGTATCTTACTCCTGTAGACACAGctaaaaaatcctcaacaaatttaGGAGGTAAGACTATTGAAAGGACCACACCTTTAGAGGAAGCTACTGAAAGGTACTCAACACCTTCCGAAGGCAAGGTAGCAGAAAGGTGTTCTACACCCTCAGGAGAGACCCTGGAGAGATACTCCACACCTCCAGGAGACACCCTGGAGAGATACTCCACACCTCCAGGAGAGACCCTAGAGAGATACTCCACACCTCCAGGAGACACCCTGGAGAGATATTCCACACCTCCAGGAGAGACCCTGGAGAGATACTCCACACCTCCGGGAGACACCCTGGAGAGATATTCCACACCTCCAGGAGAGACCTTAGAGAGGTATTCCACGCCCTCAGGGGAGACACTAGAGAGATATTCTAGACCTTTAGGAGGAGAAACTGTTGAAAGATATTCTGTTCCTACTGGAGGACCAAACCCCACTGCAATCTTTAAAAGGTGCCCATCAAAACTAGAAAGGGAGGACAGTCCATCAAGTGAACATTTCCACACACCTACAGAAGAGAGAAGCTCAGCTTATGAATTATGGCGTTCTGATTCCTTTGGCACGCCCAATGAAGCCATTGAACCAAAAGACAATGAAATGCCTCCATCTTTTATTGAACCTCTGACCAAAAGGAAGATCTATGAAAACACAACCTTGGGCTTCATTGTTGAAGTTGAGGGCCTTCCAGTTCCTGGTGTGAAATGGTATCGAAATAAATCTTTGCTAGAGCCAGATGAAAGAATCAAAATAGAAAGGGTGGGTAATGTGTGTTCTTTGGAAATTGCTAACATTCAAAAAGGAGAGGGAGGCGAGTACATGTGCCATGCTGTAAACATCATAGGGGAAGCAAAGAGCTTTGCACATGTAGACATTGTGCCCCCAAAAGAGAGAGCAGTGGCCCTTCCACCTCCAGTAACACATCAGCATGTCATGGAGTTCGATTTGGAAAACACTGGGTCATCAAGAACACCTTCTCCTCAAGAAATTGTCCTGGAAGTTGAATTAAGTGAAAAAGATGTTAAAGAATTTGAGAAGCAAGTGAAAATAGTCACAGTTCCTGAATTTACTCCTGATCATAAAAGCATGGTTGTGAGTCTGGATGTTCTCCCATTGAATTTAGCAGATCCAAGTATGGCTTCAAgggaggaagaagacaaagatttaaaaattgacTTAGAAGTATTTGAAATGCCTCCTCGCTTTATAATGCCTATTTGTGATTTTAGAATTCCAGAAAACTCAGACGCTGTGTTCAAATGTTCAGTCATAGGCATCCCAACTCCTGAAGTGAAATGGtataaagaatatatgtgtattgaGCCAGATGACGCTAAATATGTGATTAGTGAGGAGAAGGGAAGTCACACCCTTAAGATTCGCAACGTCTGTCTTTCCGATAGTGCAACGTACCGGTGCAGAGCTGTGAATTATGTAGGGGAGGCTATCTGTCGGGGATTCCTCACCATGGGAGATTCCGAAATGTTGGCTCTGCTGTCAAAGAAAAGTAAAGTGACATTGAGCAGTGTGAAGGAAGAATTAGTCTTAAGGAGCAAATATTCAGACAGCTTTTTTGAATTTCAGGTGGAGGAAGGGCCTCCCAGGTTTATCAAAGGTATTTCTGACTGTTCAGCACCGTTAGGGACAGCAGCTTATTTCCAGTGTTTAGTCCGTGGCTCTCCGAGGCCCACGGTTTACTGGTACAAAGATGGGAGATTGGTGCAAGGAACAAGGTTCAGTGCCGAGGAAAGTGGCATAGGGTTCCACAACCTGTTCATAACGAGCTTAGTGAAGGAGGACGAAGGTGAGTACAGGTGTGTAGCTACGAACAAATTGGGCATGGCTGAGGCCTGTGCAGTGCTCACCCTAATTTAA